The Nostoc sp. 'Lobaria pulmonaria (5183) cyanobiont' DNA window AGCGCAAGGTAAGATGAGCAAAGGGGCATGAGGAGGATGAGGGAAAGTAAAAATTGCTCCCCCTGTTCCCTCATCTCCCGCATCTCTCCCATCTTCGCCTCAAAATAGCAATGAGTCATGTAGTTATTATCGGTTGTGGTGTAGTTGGGGCTGCGATCGCATACCAACTGAGTCAAGTTAAAGGGCTGAAAATCACAGTTTGCGATCGCCAACCACCAGCACAAGCTTCCACAGGCGCTGCACTTGGCGTTTTGATGGGCGTAATCAGCCAAAAAATCAAGGGCAAAGCTTGGCAGATGCGGCAAACTAGCATCCAACGCTATGAAACCTTGATTCCTGAACTAGAAGCTTTAACAGGTCGCAAAATTCCTTTTAATCGCCAGGGAATTCTCATGCTTTTGTCTGATTCTTCTCTAGAGGGGATGTCAGCATGGGAAAAACTAGTAAAAATTCGCCACTCTCAAGGCTGGAATTTAGAAATTTGGGACACGGCTAAACTCCAGAATATTTGTCCTCAAGTAGAACGCGAAAAAGTTACTGGCGCTGTCTATTCTCCCCAAGACCGCCAGATCGATCCAACTGTCCTGACCTTAGCTTTAGTTGAAGCTGCCCAGCAAAATGGTGTAACTTTCAAATTTGGCGTGACTGTTTTGGATGCTCCAACTTCAACACCTGAATTTTGCGATTGCCTTGAGACTACAGAAGGAAAAATAACCGCTGATTGGTTTGTAATTGCAGCAGGGTTAGGTTCAACACCACTAACAGCAAAATTAAATCAGATAATTGATATCCGCCCCGTACTTGGGCAAGCCTTGCAAATACGTGTGGGGCATCCATTAGGTAATCCCGACTTCCAGCCAGCGATAACGGGTAATGATGTCCATATTGTTCCTGTGGGCGGTGGAGATTATTGGGTAGGTGCA harbors:
- a CDS encoding NAD(P)/FAD-dependent oxidoreductase, with the translated sequence MSHVVIIGCGVVGAAIAYQLSQVKGLKITVCDRQPPAQASTGAALGVLMGVISQKIKGKAWQMRQTSIQRYETLIPELEALTGRKIPFNRQGILMLLSDSSLEGMSAWEKLVKIRHSQGWNLEIWDTAKLQNICPQVEREKVTGAVYSPQDRQIDPTVLTLALVEAAQQNGVTFKFGVTVLDAPTSTPEFCDCLETTEGKITADWFVIAAGLGSTPLTAKLNQIIDIRPVLGQALQIRVGHPLGNPDFQPAITGNDVHIVPVGGGDYWVGATVEFPSNGDEIPPNQELLESIREQAIAFCPELATATILRTWSGLRPRPEGRPAPVIGKLPGFSNVLLATGHYRNGVLLAPATAYAIREMIISQGMGG